A stretch of the Sulfurimonas sp. HSL3-1 genome encodes the following:
- the cobA gene encoding uroporphyrinogen-III C-methyltransferase, protein MMQRITLPVVLHNPKILLIGGGPVALQKAQVMRRNQIDFDVITACCSEAMRTLVPEACERPVTEEDCREYGIIIDATGNAEVTAMLTALKQRQRFLLNVVDVPEQCDFFFAALIEQGPVKIAVSSSGGSPVIAQAIRDKIARMLPASLAALGQKAMRERLAGQIRPGALKAEAKRQLGRVHLVGCGTGDVDLLTLKAYRLITEADVVFVDHLVSDEIKALIPKATMVIHVGKRKGHHSIKQEKINELLIEYAQKGLEVARLKAGDPYIFGRGAEEAQALAAEGIRVEVVPGISSAVAGPLAAGIAPTARGYAANLSIVSAHLAGNRINTEWIDLLKLKNHTTIVLMGVSRAKEIVEKALEAGADAALPCAVISNASRPNQQRFITTLEGLPAVAENAPRPAIIVFGDVVNLHAVLPQYINEGEYHDQRIASGL, encoded by the coding sequence ATGATGCAAAGAATTACCCTTCCCGTTGTACTGCACAACCCGAAGATACTGCTGATAGGCGGCGGGCCGGTCGCCCTGCAAAAGGCGCAGGTGATGCGCCGCAACCAGATCGATTTCGACGTTATCACTGCGTGCTGCAGCGAGGCGATGCGCACCCTTGTCCCGGAGGCGTGTGAACGCCCCGTGACGGAGGAGGATTGCCGGGAGTACGGCATCATCATCGACGCCACCGGCAACGCCGAAGTGACGGCGATGCTGACGGCGCTCAAGCAGCGGCAGCGTTTCCTGCTCAACGTCGTCGACGTCCCGGAACAGTGCGACTTCTTCTTTGCCGCACTGATCGAGCAGGGGCCGGTCAAGATCGCCGTGAGTTCCAGCGGGGGCTCGCCGGTGATCGCCCAGGCCATTCGCGACAAGATCGCCCGGATGCTGCCGGCATCACTGGCTGCACTGGGGCAAAAGGCGATGCGCGAGCGCCTCGCCGGGCAGATCCGCCCCGGGGCGCTCAAAGCCGAGGCGAAGCGGCAGCTGGGACGGGTACATCTCGTCGGCTGCGGCACGGGGGACGTCGACCTGCTGACGCTCAAAGCGTACCGCCTTATCACGGAAGCCGACGTCGTTTTCGTCGACCACCTGGTGAGCGACGAGATCAAGGCGCTTATTCCCAAAGCGACGATGGTCATCCACGTCGGTAAGCGCAAGGGGCACCACAGTATCAAGCAGGAGAAGATCAATGAGCTCCTGATCGAGTATGCGCAGAAGGGGCTGGAAGTCGCCCGGCTTAAGGCGGGCGACCCCTACATCTTCGGACGCGGTGCAGAAGAGGCGCAGGCGCTCGCGGCGGAGGGGATCCGCGTCGAAGTCGTGCCGGGGATCTCCTCGGCCGTTGCCGGACCGCTTGCCGCAGGGATCGCCCCGACGGCACGGGGATACGCGGCGAACCTCTCCATCGTCTCCGCGCACCTGGCGGGCAACCGCATCAACACGGAGTGGATCGACCTGCTCAAATTGAAAAACCATACGACCATCGTGCTGATGGGGGTCTCGCGCGCCAAAGAGATCGTGGAGAAGGCGCTGGAGGCGGGCGCGGACGCGGCGCTGCCCTGCGCCGTCATCTCCAACGCCTCCCGGCCGAACCAGCAGCGCTTCATCACGACGCTGGAAGGGCTGCCGGCAGTGGCCGAAAACGCCCCGCGTCCCGCGATCATCGTCTTCGGCGACGTCGTCAACCTGCACGCGGTGCTGCCGCAGTACATCAACGAAGGGGAGTACCATGATCAGCGTATTGCAAGCGGCCTCTGA
- a CDS encoding ferredoxin--nitrite reductase, which yields MISVLQAASEARNTKTNKVEQTKALKTPKEAFEQIAEYAKKGYGSIPKEDLGYFLKCFGIFDRPMTPERFMMRVRIPGGQLDAAQARTVGEIAKAFGRDYIDISTRAQIVLRYLSIEAMPEILERLETVGLTTFHTGVDNFRNMVNDPLDGVAFDNILPSQGLLVSLQSLFLGHWEWVSALPRKFNTGVCGSLANRCNIFGQDCGFVLAQKEGVYGYNVYLGGRVGVIARNADIFVRDEAEAVAMFKALIELYRDYGFRDNRNKNRLHFLIEAVGMEALAAAIREKAGIDFATAGETLTQLDNSDPDQGRVQLNNGSFAVHAVVPSGVFSGSDLVAAAEAAETFGDGRVRLDIEQSLYLLGVDAVHYEALMETPFFENYKSVSSPYFNHLIACAGEEHCPFGVIPNKPDAIEMAEYLSRAVPLEGGRVRMHWSGCVKGCGLHGVGDVGFEGCKAKVNGETEHGVHITLGGKLTAEGQEGYSVMKSVPLRFARYHVESLMREYRRLRRAGESFGQFHDRVLSGYSPAAIGFVMQLQAYVRGRGIDLALGFEAGAKSGRNESFELFDFGCRLYKKLTGETAYPLQAHYMPSEGERLDTTLLERPGIDTNLARMVSKMLEPHANLRAKAFTELNGFVALSPS from the coding sequence ATGATCAGCGTATTGCAAGCGGCCTCTGAAGCCCGGAATACCAAAACGAACAAGGTCGAGCAGACCAAGGCGCTCAAAACCCCCAAAGAGGCGTTCGAGCAGATCGCCGAGTACGCCAAAAAGGGGTACGGCAGTATCCCCAAGGAGGACCTGGGCTATTTTTTGAAGTGCTTCGGCATTTTCGACCGCCCGATGACCCCCGAGCGCTTTATGATGCGGGTGCGCATTCCCGGCGGCCAGCTGGATGCCGCCCAGGCACGCACCGTCGGCGAGATCGCCAAGGCGTTCGGCCGGGACTACATCGATATTTCGACCCGGGCGCAGATCGTCCTGCGTTACCTGAGCATCGAAGCGATGCCGGAGATCCTTGAACGCCTTGAAACGGTGGGGCTGACGACATTCCATACGGGGGTGGACAACTTCCGCAACATGGTCAACGACCCCCTCGACGGGGTGGCGTTCGACAACATCCTGCCGTCGCAGGGGCTGCTTGTGAGTCTTCAGTCGCTTTTCCTGGGGCACTGGGAGTGGGTCAGTGCCCTGCCGCGCAAGTTCAACACGGGGGTCTGCGGCTCCCTGGCCAACCGCTGCAACATCTTCGGGCAGGACTGCGGTTTCGTGCTGGCGCAAAAAGAGGGGGTCTACGGCTACAACGTCTACCTCGGCGGAAGGGTCGGGGTGATTGCCCGCAACGCGGACATCTTTGTGCGCGACGAGGCGGAGGCCGTGGCGATGTTCAAGGCGCTCATCGAGCTTTACCGCGATTACGGGTTCCGCGACAACCGCAACAAGAATAGACTCCACTTCCTCATTGAGGCGGTGGGGATGGAGGCCCTCGCCGCGGCCATCCGCGAAAAGGCGGGTATCGACTTCGCCACGGCCGGGGAGACGCTGACCCAGCTGGACAACAGCGACCCTGATCAAGGGCGGGTCCAGCTGAACAACGGCAGCTTCGCGGTCCATGCCGTCGTCCCCTCCGGCGTTTTCAGCGGCAGCGACCTTGTCGCCGCGGCGGAGGCGGCGGAGACGTTCGGCGACGGGCGTGTGCGCCTCGACATTGAACAGAGCCTTTACCTCCTTGGGGTAGACGCAGTCCACTACGAGGCGTTGATGGAGACGCCGTTCTTCGAGAACTACAAGAGCGTTTCCAGCCCCTATTTCAACCACCTGATTGCCTGCGCCGGGGAGGAGCACTGCCCCTTCGGCGTCATTCCGAACAAACCCGACGCCATCGAGATGGCCGAGTACCTCAGTCGCGCGGTGCCGCTGGAGGGCGGCCGCGTGCGGATGCACTGGTCGGGCTGCGTCAAAGGGTGCGGCCTGCACGGGGTCGGCGACGTCGGTTTCGAGGGGTGCAAGGCTAAGGTGAACGGCGAAACGGAGCACGGGGTGCACATCACGCTGGGGGGCAAACTCACCGCCGAAGGGCAGGAGGGGTACAGCGTCATGAAGTCAGTGCCGCTGCGCTTTGCACGCTACCACGTCGAGTCGCTGATGCGCGAGTACCGCCGTCTGCGCAGGGCGGGGGAGAGCTTCGGGCAGTTCCACGACCGGGTGCTCTCAGGTTACTCGCCCGCGGCGATCGGCTTTGTCATGCAGCTGCAGGCCTATGTGCGCGGCAGGGGCATCGATCTGGCGTTGGGGTTCGAGGCGGGTGCGAAAAGCGGCCGGAACGAATCTTTCGAACTCTTCGACTTCGGCTGCCGGCTCTATAAAAAACTGACGGGTGAGACGGCCTACCCGCTGCAGGCGCACTATATGCCCTCGGAGGGGGAGCGGCTGGATACGACGCTGCTTGAGCGGCCCGGCATCGATACCAATCTGGCCCGGATGGTTTCAAAGATGCTTGAGCCCCATGCCAACCTTCGCGCCAAAGCCTTTACGGAACTAAACGGTTTCGTGGCACTTTCGCCTTCCTAG
- a CDS encoding formate/nitrite transporter family protein, with the protein MAYLAPSEFVTKMVDSGESKVYMSTKDTLIRAYMAGAILALAAVFAVTVAMKTGSPLVGAMLFPVGFIMLYLMSFDLLTGVFVLVPLAWLDKRPGVSIAQVLRNWALVGLGNLMGALTVAFMMAFIFTYGFDTDGGEIAKKVAGIGEARTLGYQSHGVSGWFTVFVRGMLCNWMVSMGVVGAMISTTVSGKFLAMWMPVMLFFFMGFEHSIVNMFLFPFSLIMGGNFTISDYILWNEVPVALGNLVGGLAFTGLTLYATHVRTSPKRVLG; encoded by the coding sequence ATGGCCTATTTGGCTCCAAGCGAATTTGTAACAAAAATGGTCGATTCGGGAGAATCGAAAGTCTATATGTCCACAAAGGACACCCTCATCCGCGCCTATATGGCGGGGGCTATCCTGGCACTGGCGGCGGTCTTCGCCGTCACGGTCGCAATGAAAACCGGTTCGCCGCTGGTCGGCGCAATGCTGTTCCCGGTCGGCTTCATTATGCTCTACCTCATGAGTTTTGACCTGCTCACGGGTGTTTTTGTCCTCGTCCCGCTGGCATGGCTGGACAAGCGTCCGGGCGTTTCGATAGCCCAGGTCCTTCGTAACTGGGCTCTGGTGGGGCTGGGGAACCTGATGGGTGCCTTGACGGTCGCGTTTATGATGGCTTTTATTTTTACATACGGTTTTGACACGGACGGCGGCGAGATCGCCAAGAAAGTGGCGGGCATCGGTGAAGCGCGTACCCTGGGGTACCAGTCCCACGGTGTATCCGGCTGGTTTACGGTTTTTGTCCGCGGCATGCTCTGTAACTGGATGGTCTCCATGGGTGTCGTCGGCGCGATGATCTCCACGACGGTCAGCGGCAAGTTCCTGGCGATGTGGATGCCGGTCATGCTCTTCTTCTTCATGGGCTTCGAGCACTCTATCGTCAACATGTTCCTGTTCCCGTTCTCCCTGATCATGGGCGGTAACTTCACGATCTCTGACTACATCCTCTGGAACGAGGTTCCGGTTGCACTGGGTAACCTGGTCGGCGGTCTGGCGTTTACGGGTCTGACGCTCTACGCAACGCACGTCAGAACAAGCCCGAAACGTGTGCTGGGGTAA
- the cynS gene encoding cyanase — protein sequence MTKLEMTETIMAAKKSSGLGWEAISEKVGLGSVFLTSACLGMNSLKPEPADKLCEVLGLDATVSEALQAFPNKKWDQIVPTDPLIYRLYEVVGVYGETIKEIVGEKFGDGIMSAIDFSMDIDKEENPAGDRVVITMNGKFLPYKSW from the coding sequence ATGACAAAGCTTGAAATGACTGAAACGATTATGGCGGCGAAGAAAAGCAGCGGCCTGGGCTGGGAGGCGATCTCAGAGAAGGTCGGTCTCGGTTCCGTGTTCCTCACCTCGGCGTGTCTCGGCATGAACAGCCTGAAGCCCGAACCGGCAGATAAACTGTGCGAAGTCCTGGGGCTGGATGCCACGGTCTCCGAAGCGCTGCAGGCGTTCCCCAACAAGAAGTGGGACCAGATCGTTCCGACCGATCCGCTCATCTACCGTCTTTATGAAGTCGTCGGCGTCTACGGCGAAACGATCAAGGAGATCGTCGGCGAGAAGTTCGGCGACGGCATCATGAGCGCCATCGATTTCTCCATGGATATCGACAAAGAGGAGAACCCGGCGGGCGACCGCGTCGTGATCACCATGAACGGCAAATTCCTGCCCTACAAGTCGTGGTAA
- a CDS encoding bifunctional protein-serine/threonine kinase/phosphatase, with protein MNTAVKLTVGSHTDKGRKPLNQDFHDLRIPDDTLLCTKGAAAALADGISSSEVSQIASQVAVVSFLEDYFSTPETWSVGRAARQVLKATNSWLYAQTRRGPERFDMDKGYVCTFSALVLRGRSVHLFHIGDARIYRLRDGVLEQQTEDHRLRISQSESYLSRAMGMDSQLIIDHAVLSAEAGDIFFLMTDGVYEHLLDGDILQTLQASGDDYDGAAEALVNRALENGSGDNLTLMLLRIDALPEQAIDERYKEVIEKPFAPLLEPRSEFDGYRIVRTLSTTSRSHVYLAVDMQTDTPAVLKTLATELQHDRTQVERFLTEEWIARRVSNAHLLKAYPQQRLRAYLYTVTEYVEGQSLAQWMTDNPRPDLETVRRYAEQIARGLLALHRREMVHQDLRPENILIDATGTLKIIDFGSVKIEGIQETVPEREGTQMPGTAHYSAPEYFLGDTGTPRSDLYSLAAILYRMLSGSSPYGLKVARTKQRSEQKKLKYVPLATEGSGVPVWFDKALRKALDPDPERRYEDVAEFVYDLRHPNRAFLNKSRPPLIERDPVRFWQGVALLLGFALVMVAAQCLGG; from the coding sequence ATGAATACAGCCGTGAAGCTCACCGTCGGAAGCCACACCGACAAAGGGCGCAAACCCCTGAACCAGGATTTTCACGATCTGCGCATCCCCGACGATACGCTGCTCTGCACCAAGGGGGCGGCCGCAGCGCTGGCTGACGGCATCAGCAGCAGCGAGGTGAGCCAGATCGCCAGCCAGGTCGCCGTCGTCTCTTTTCTGGAGGACTACTTCAGCACCCCGGAGACCTGGTCGGTCGGCCGGGCGGCCCGGCAGGTGCTCAAGGCGACGAACTCCTGGCTCTACGCCCAGACCAGGCGTGGGCCGGAGCGCTTTGATATGGACAAAGGCTATGTCTGCACCTTCAGCGCGCTGGTACTGCGGGGCAGGAGCGTGCACCTCTTTCATATCGGCGATGCGCGGATCTACCGGCTGCGCGACGGGGTACTGGAGCAGCAGACCGAAGACCACCGCCTGCGGATCTCCCAGAGCGAGAGCTACCTCAGCCGTGCCATGGGGATGGATTCGCAGCTCATCATCGACCATGCCGTGCTGAGTGCGGAAGCGGGGGATATCTTTTTCCTGATGACCGACGGGGTTTACGAGCATCTTCTTGACGGGGATATCCTGCAAACGCTGCAAGCGAGCGGCGACGATTACGACGGCGCGGCGGAAGCGCTGGTCAACCGGGCCCTGGAAAACGGCAGCGGGGACAACCTGACGCTGATGCTCCTGCGCATCGACGCCCTCCCGGAGCAGGCGATCGACGAGCGCTACAAGGAGGTGATTGAAAAGCCTTTTGCGCCGCTGCTCGAACCCCGGTCGGAATTCGACGGCTACCGCATCGTCCGTACGCTCAGCACGACGAGCCGAAGCCATGTCTACCTGGCGGTCGACATGCAGACCGATACGCCCGCGGTGCTCAAAACCCTCGCGACGGAGCTGCAGCATGACCGCACGCAGGTGGAGCGTTTTCTGACCGAGGAGTGGATCGCCCGCCGGGTCAGCAACGCGCACCTGCTCAAGGCCTACCCGCAGCAGCGCCTGCGCGCCTACCTCTACACCGTGACCGAGTATGTGGAGGGGCAGTCGCTGGCGCAGTGGATGACGGACAACCCCCGTCCCGACCTCGAGACGGTCAGGCGCTACGCCGAGCAGATCGCGCGGGGGCTGCTCGCGCTGCACCGCCGTGAGATGGTGCATCAGGACCTCCGCCCCGAAAATATCCTGATCGACGCCACGGGGACGCTCAAGATCATCGATTTCGGCTCGGTGAAGATCGAGGGAATTCAGGAGACGGTGCCGGAGCGCGAAGGGACGCAGATGCCCGGCACGGCGCACTACTCGGCGCCGGAGTATTTCCTGGGCGACACGGGGACGCCGCGTTCGGACCTCTATTCGCTGGCGGCGATCCTCTACCGGATGCTCTCGGGCAGCTCCCCGTACGGACTCAAAGTGGCGCGGACCAAACAGCGTTCGGAGCAGAAGAAGCTCAAATACGTACCGCTAGCGACGGAGGGGAGCGGCGTGCCGGTCTGGTTCGACAAGGCGCTGCGCAAGGCGCTCGATCCGGACCCGGAGCGCCGCTACGAGGATGTCGCCGAGTTCGTCTACGACCTGCGCCATCCCAACCGGGCCTTTTTGAATAAAAGCAGACCGCCGCTGATCGAACGCGATCCGGTCCGTTTCTGGCAGGGGGTCGCCCTGCTGCTCGGATTCGCCCTCGTCATGGTGGCGGCACAATGCCTGGGCGGGTGA
- a CDS encoding globin domain-containing protein: MSLSKETIEIVKATAKPVAENAEAITARMYEILFEHYPEMQVLFKDASPDQHKKLAAAVGAYAVNIEKLELLGDALEKMAQSHVRSGVLPEHYPAVGVSLLTAVKEVLGDAATDDVLSAWKEAYFFLGDLLIAREKALYAAA, encoded by the coding sequence ATGAGTCTGTCCAAGGAGACGATCGAGATCGTCAAGGCGACGGCGAAGCCCGTTGCGGAAAATGCGGAAGCGATCACGGCACGGATGTACGAGATCCTTTTCGAACACTATCCGGAAATGCAGGTGCTCTTCAAAGACGCGTCGCCGGACCAGCACAAAAAACTGGCCGCCGCCGTCGGCGCCTATGCCGTCAATATCGAAAAGCTCGAACTCTTAGGTGACGCTCTCGAAAAGATGGCGCAATCGCATGTCCGTTCCGGCGTGCTGCCGGAACATTACCCCGCCGTCGGGGTCTCGCTGCTCACGGCCGTCAAAGAAGTGCTCGGCGATGCCGCGACGGACGACGTGCTGAGCGCCTGGAAAGAGGCTTATTTCTTCCTCGGCGATCTGCTGATCGCCCGCGAAAAAGCGCTTTACGCCGCGGCGTAA
- a CDS encoding HAD-IC family P-type ATPase yields the protein MEFDAHHTLGIDTTFKHLDSSGSGLSSAEAEARLKRDGPNALPVAPPTPLLRIILSQFKNPIILILLIAALISFGIGEALDAGFILAVLVINAAIGTVLERSADQQAHALRHSVKTLAKVLRDGKEELIDATGLALGDIVVIESGDKVPADLRLIHTYHLSADESLLTGESLEVGKDAERRFDDPDLPLGDRSNMLFAGTYITSGRARGIVSAVGLHTQIGRIAELLIGRSAVKVPLIARLEAFSLKIAAAVGIISLLIVALSLFRGTPLLEIFFLTVALFVSAVPEGLPVAITVALASAAVAMSRRNVIVRKLPAIETLGSCTFIATDKTGTLTQNRLSVESFDIEAEKALEAVVVANEAYLNREGRFGGDQVDVALVRYAHRQNADLAELLETPKTDLIPYEPSQKFSGAVIERETGYFAAIKGSPEVILAACRIAQDEREALLERVSRLAREGYRLIGVAYADGASPNLQDALNAKRFKWAGLAAITDPLRDGVETAVAHCREAGITVAMVTGDHPETALHIAKRLQMAQDATQVIDGEALSRWYDNGADPSALAGIRVFARVSPEQKLQIVHAFQGLGHYVAVTGDGVNDAPALKSAHIGIAMGKSGTDVAKESADLILTDDAFTSIVGGIEEGRRAYDNIRKVVHLLISTGLAEIILVLLSLAFATPVPLLPIHLLWLNLVTNGIQDVALGLEPAEPHVLKRGPRPPKEPIFNVLMIRRIALGALYMGVIGFGVFYTLLAQGVSVESARNVTLLLMVLFENLHALNSRSETRYLFAVSHFKNLLLPLSIVAAQTVHIAAMQLPWMQHLLSLEPVSLEMWGKLLLFALGLVVVMEAEKLFRLRGK from the coding sequence ATGGAATTCGACGCGCATCACACCCTTGGGATCGATACCACCTTCAAACATCTTGACAGCAGCGGCAGCGGCCTGAGCAGCGCCGAGGCCGAAGCGCGCCTGAAGCGCGACGGTCCCAACGCCCTCCCGGTCGCCCCGCCGACCCCGCTGCTTCGCATCATACTTTCCCAGTTCAAAAACCCCATCATCCTCATCCTGCTCATCGCCGCGCTGATCAGTTTCGGTATCGGCGAAGCGCTCGATGCCGGGTTCATCCTTGCCGTGTTGGTGATCAATGCCGCCATCGGGACGGTGCTCGAACGCAGTGCCGACCAGCAGGCCCACGCCCTCCGGCACAGCGTCAAGACTCTGGCGAAGGTGTTGCGTGACGGCAAAGAGGAACTGATCGATGCCACGGGCCTCGCCCTGGGCGATATCGTGGTGATCGAAAGCGGCGACAAGGTCCCGGCGGACCTCCGGCTCATCCATACCTATCACCTCTCCGCCGACGAGTCGCTGCTGACCGGCGAGTCGCTGGAGGTCGGGAAGGATGCGGAACGCCGGTTCGACGACCCCGACCTTCCCCTCGGCGACCGCAGCAATATGCTTTTTGCCGGGACCTACATTACCAGCGGGCGGGCCAGAGGGATCGTCAGCGCCGTCGGTCTGCATACCCAGATCGGGCGGATCGCCGAACTCCTCATCGGCAGATCCGCCGTCAAGGTCCCGCTCATCGCGCGCCTGGAAGCCTTTTCCCTCAAGATCGCAGCCGCCGTCGGGATCATCTCCCTGCTGATCGTTGCCCTGTCGCTCTTTCGGGGAACGCCGCTGCTGGAGATCTTCTTCCTGACCGTCGCCCTCTTCGTCTCCGCCGTGCCCGAAGGGCTTCCCGTCGCCATCACCGTCGCCCTCGCTTCGGCGGCGGTCGCCATGTCCCGCCGCAACGTTATCGTCCGAAAGCTCCCGGCCATAGAGACCCTGGGCTCATGCACCTTCATCGCCACCGACAAGACCGGGACCCTGACCCAGAACAGGCTCAGCGTCGAATCCTTCGACATCGAAGCCGAAAAGGCGCTCGAAGCGGTCGTCGTCGCCAACGAAGCCTACCTCAACCGCGAAGGCCGCTTCGGCGGCGACCAGGTCGACGTCGCCCTGGTACGCTACGCGCACCGGCAAAATGCCGACCTGGCGGAGCTGCTCGAGACCCCGAAGACCGACCTTATCCCCTACGAACCCTCCCAGAAGTTCTCCGGCGCCGTCATCGAGAGGGAAACGGGCTACTTCGCGGCGATCAAAGGCTCGCCCGAAGTGATCCTCGCCGCCTGCCGCATCGCGCAGGACGAACGCGAAGCGCTGCTGGAGCGGGTCAGCCGCCTTGCCCGGGAGGGGTACCGCCTGATCGGGGTCGCCTACGCCGACGGCGCGTCCCCGAACCTTCAAGACGCCCTGAACGCCAAACGCTTCAAATGGGCCGGCCTGGCCGCCATCACCGACCCCCTGCGCGACGGGGTCGAAACGGCTGTGGCCCACTGCCGCGAAGCGGGCATCACCGTCGCCATGGTCACGGGCGACCACCCCGAGACGGCGCTGCATATCGCCAAGCGTCTGCAGATGGCGCAAGACGCGACACAGGTGATCGACGGAGAGGCGCTGAGCCGATGGTACGACAACGGGGCCGATCCAAGTGCACTGGCCGGCATCCGCGTCTTTGCACGGGTATCGCCCGAACAGAAACTGCAGATCGTCCACGCATTCCAGGGCCTCGGGCACTATGTCGCCGTGACGGGGGACGGCGTCAACGACGCCCCGGCGCTCAAAAGCGCGCATATCGGCATCGCGATGGGAAAAAGCGGCACGGACGTGGCCAAGGAGAGCGCCGACCTGATCCTGACCGACGATGCGTTCACCTCCATCGTGGGCGGCATCGAGGAGGGGCGCCGCGCCTACGACAACATCCGCAAGGTCGTCCACCTGCTCATTTCCACCGGACTGGCGGAGATCATCCTCGTCCTGCTCTCCCTGGCCTTCGCGACCCCCGTGCCGCTGCTGCCCATCCACCTGCTCTGGCTCAACCTCGTTACCAACGGCATCCAGGATGTCGCCCTGGGGCTTGAGCCCGCCGAGCCCCACGTGCTCAAACGCGGCCCCCGTCCGCCCAAAGAACCCATTTTCAACGTTCTGATGATCCGGCGTATTGCCCTCGGGGCCCTCTATATGGGCGTCATCGGATTTGGGGTTTTTTACACCCTTCTCGCGCAGGGCGTTTCGGTGGAATCCGCCCGCAACGTCACCTTGCTGCTCATGGTGCTCTTTGAGAATCTACACGCGCTCAACAGCCGGAGCGAAACGCGCTACCTCTTCGCGGTCAGCCATTTCAAGAACCTGCTGCTGCCGCTGTCGATCGTGGCGGCGCAAACGGTGCATATTGCCGCCATGCAGCTGCCGTGGATGCAGCATCTGCTGTCACTGGAACCGGTATCGCTGGAGATGTGGGGCAAACTGCTGCTCTTCGCGCTGGGGCTGGTCGTGGTGATGGAGGCGGAAAAGCTTTTCCGCCTGCGGGGGAAGTAA
- the ppa gene encoding inorganic diphosphatase has product MDLSKIGYGENPDKVKAVIEIPYGSNIKYEIEKESGAVVVDRVMHSAMYYPANYGFVNKTLSQDGDPADVLVLTEYPMQAGSVVNCRLIGVLIMEDESGIDEKLLAVPVSKIDPTYEEIQDIDDLPKHTLAKIKNFFETYKALEPGKWVKVKDYQNKAAAAKILQDAIENA; this is encoded by the coding sequence ATGGATTTGAGCAAAATCGGCTACGGTGAAAACCCGGACAAAGTCAAAGCGGTGATCGAGATCCCTTACGGGTCCAACATCAAGTACGAAATCGAAAAAGAGAGCGGTGCCGTCGTCGTCGACCGCGTCATGCACTCCGCCATGTACTACCCGGCCAACTACGGCTTCGTCAACAAGACCCTTTCACAAGACGGCGACCCGGCTGACGTCCTCGTCCTGACCGAGTACCCGATGCAGGCCGGTTCCGTCGTCAACTGCCGCCTGATCGGTGTACTTATCATGGAAGACGAGAGCGGTATCGACGAAAAACTGCTGGCCGTACCGGTCTCCAAGATCGACCCGACTTACGAGGAGATCCAGGACATCGACGACCTGCCGAAACACACCCTGGCGAAGATCAAGAACTTCTTCGAAACCTACAAAGCGCTCGAGCCGGGCAAATGGGTCAAGGTCAAAGACTACCAGAACAAGGCTGCTGCCGCCAAGATCCTCCAAGACGCTATCGAAAACGCCTAA
- a CDS encoding OadG family protein produces MEVNLVAEGLKFMVLGMGIVFLFLTLMIFAMNVMSKIIHRYFPEPQAAESGKSAPAADKLKKVAAIAAAIHHHNTK; encoded by the coding sequence ATGGAAGTGAACCTCGTAGCCGAGGGGCTCAAATTCATGGTGCTCGGTATGGGCATCGTCTTTTTGTTCCTCACGCTGATGATTTTTGCGATGAACGTAATGTCGAAGATCATTCATCGCTATTTCCCGGAACCGCAGGCGGCAGAGTCGGGAAAGTCCGCTCCGGCGGCGGATAAACTGAAGAAGGTGGCGGCGATTGCCGCGGCCATTCACCACCATAACACTAAGTAA